TCACCCACGAGCAATGGAAAACTTGGGAACCGATGGGCTTCATCGGGCAAGATCTGGTTGGCAAAACGATCGGTATCGTCGGCATGGGGCGGATCGGCGCGGCGGTCGCTCGCCGGCTGCACTTCGGATGGGGCATGTCGGTGCTATACACCGCTCGTTCCGAGAAACCGGAAATCGACGATCAATTCAATGCTCGCCGCGTCGAATTCTCCACGCTGCTAGCCGAAAGCGATTTCGTGTCGATCCATACCGACCTGAATCCGCAAACCGAAAAGCTGTTCGGCGACGAAACGTTCGCACAGATGAAACCGACAAGCGTGTTGGTGAATACCGCCCGCGGAGGGATCGTCGATCAACAGGCCCTGCATCGCGCGTTGCAAGCCGGGACGATCTTCGCTGCCGGGTTGGACGTCACTGAACCGGAACCGCTTGCCGCCGATAGCCCCCTGCGGTCGATGGGAAATTGTGTGATCCTGCCACACATCGGCAGTGGGACCGTCGCCAGCCGAGACGCGATGGCCACGATCGCCGCCGACAATCTTCTGGCCGGCCTCAACGGCCAACCGCTACCACACCGCGTCGCCGCAAATTAGATCGGAAGCACCGATTTTCGCAGACGAGATGGGGATTTCTCGGTCGCAGCATTGCGACCAGAACCGAGGCGTAGATCACGAACCCCCGTGGCGCGAGCGAAGGTTTTTGCAAGCGTCGCGTGACTCCTTCGCGCGCCGCGGGTTCGTGAACGGTGTCGATCGATCCGGCCGAAAGCCGGATCGAATCACTGCCAAATCTTAGGGTTGAGGTCGCAGGCTGACGCGGGCATTGCCGCGGACGAATTCGACAGCTTTGTCCAAGACCAAATCGGTCTTGGTCGCTTGTTGGGCGACACCCTGCTGATCGACAACCGGTCGCATCGCGATCGTTTGCTCTTCGACAGGAATGTGAGGCGTTACGCCGCTGCCGCTGATCGGACGACCATTGGGCGAGAAGAACTTGGCGGTCGTCAAGCACAGCCCGGCGTGGGCACTCTTCATGCGGAAGATTCCCTGCACGGTCCCCTTACCATAGGTTCGGCTGCCGACGATCGTACCGCGACCGTGATCGTAGATCGCTGCCGCGAAAATCTCGCTGGCACTGGCACTGTCCTCGTCGACCAACACGACCAACGGAACACTCCAGGTACCCGATCGGTGTGCGACGTAGTCGAAGTTCTCGTTGCTGTTGCGACCGCGAGTTTGCACGATCCGCCCGTCGCTCAGGAAACGGTCGGCCAGATCGACTCCCGCCGTCAACAATCCGCCCGGATTTCCACGCAGATCCAAGATCAACGTCTGCATCCCCTCGCGGTGCAGTTGCCACAGGGCTTGGTCGATATCGCGAATCGTCGTCTTTTGAAAACTGGTCAACCGCAAGTATCCGATGCCGTCGGTCTTGTCTTGAATGTGGACGTTCTCGACGCTGGGCACTTCGACGCGGCGACGTTGAATTTGCAGCGTTCGTTGCGCCTGCCCGATGCTCTCGACAACCACGCTGACATAACTCCCTTCGCTGCCACGCAGCAGATCGGCTGCGTAGTCGGGAGTCACTTTGTTGGTCCAGTTGTCTTCGACAGCTACGATCGCATCGCCCGCTTTCAGGCCGACCTGTTCGGCCGGTCCGCCAGCGATCACGCTGACGATCCGCAAGCGATCGCTCTCTGCCTTCAATTCGACCCCCAAGCCGACGAAGTTACCTTCGATGTTGGCAAAGGTTTCGTCGAGTTGATTGCCAGTCAGGAATCGCGAGTAGGGATCCAACGTTGCGACAGCACCACAAACGTATTCCCAAACCGTGGCGACTGGCGACAATCCCAAGTGCTGCTTGGCAACGCCAGCGACAAACGAGGCGTTGGCTCGCAGATCGAATCGTGTTCCCTGCGGCCGATCTTGAACGTAGAATCGCACCGATTGGCGGAAGGCTTCGATCTTGTCAGCCGGTACGTTCGCCAGGTGCCGCTGGACAAACGAAGGTTCGATCAAAGCGACTTCTAAGGATGCGGTTCCGTGACGCAAGACTTCGGTCCACGCAGGGGCATCGACATAGTTCCGCTCGAGATTCTTGAGAATCTCGTCGTACATGTCCAACACCTGCGGCGAACTCATCGTGTCGACCGAACGCAGAAAACTGGTGTCTTGGTAACGCCGGCGCACATCGAAATGCATCCGGCTGATGGTCAATCGATCCTTGAACGCCTGTTGATCAGGATATAACCGAACGGCCGCTTCATAATGTCGGATCGCTTCGGGCCATTTGCCCACACGTTCCAAAGCGATGCCAGCATCATATTGAGCTGAGATCGGATCAACCGCAGTCCGGTTTGACGCAGACTGTGCAGAAGCGATCGATGGGCAAGCCAACAAGCAAGCCAGGATAGCGAGGGAGGGTCGCCAGCCCGTGTGTTCTCTTAACATGTAGATTCCATCGGAGCGCGGGAGGCAGCGGTGGGGAAGGTCACCACTGGTGGCCGCTGGAACTGGCATGCAGCTAGCAACCACGAGAATATAGGTCACGCATAGTGCCCGGTCAAAAAAAGTGGAGCAGTTTTGGGAAGAATTAACCGTTGCAAGTGGCATCAGCTGAATTTGATGATCCGAATGCAACAGTCGCACGGCTCAGGCGACTCTCGCCCGCAGGCGTTTAAGGAGTCGAATGGAGCCAAACTGTTCCGCTTCTTTCACACGCATCCCGCGAGAAAGAAGGTCGCTCGTTCCAGAGGAGCGAGCAACCGTTGGGCGTCGATCTATTTTTAGGAATCCGTCCCCTTGGGGTCAAGAAACTTGCTTCGCTATCGCTCCACCGAAGCTGAATATCTTTAGCCATTCCGATCAAAATCGCTATATCCGTCAAACCTTCTCTCCCGGCAGCCCTTTGCCCGCGGAATTTCCCACACGCGCCGACGCGACACGTCGCTGCAGTTGCACCCTTTCCCCCCGAACTACAGCGAATCTGTCCAAACATGACGGATTGGGTGTTTGATAGCATCCGATTTTGAGGGGGATAAACGGCAACTTGAGCTTTGAATCGTTCATCGGCACCATGCGTGAACGCCGATATCGCCTACTGGAGTTCTGCGCGTCGATCGCTGCCCGAGCTGCATTGACCTGTCAAATCCAGGAGGGATCCCCTGTGCTACATCGCTTTGCTTTAGTTCTATTGTCGCTAGCAATCGCTTGCTCGGAACTGCCGTATTGCCATGCCATCGAAACGATTCCCAATAATCTTTCGATTCGCTTGCAACCTGTCGCGGGGCGCGATTATCCCCCCGTCATCACAGCGCTTGCGATCAGCCCCGGTGGCGAATTGCTGGCCGCAGCCGGCGACGATCACGCGATCCGGCTGTTGTCTGGCAACGATTTTTCCGAACAACGGATCATCGGTCAGCACAGCGATTGGGTCCGCTCACTCGATTTCTCCCCCGACGGATCGACGTTGCTTTCGGCTGGCAACGACGGCCGAATCCAAGTCTGGCAACGCGAAAACCACTGGGAAAACCCTCGCGATATCGGCGGTGGACCGGCATTAGCCTGCGTTCGCTTCAACGACACCGGAAAACGGATCGCTGCGGTCGGCTTCGACCCACAAATTTTCCTGATGCAAGCCAAGTCGATCCCCGCTGCAAACTTGACCTGCAAGTGCCGCGATCTGCGGACTGCCCTGTTCACCGAGGTCGACGACATCCTGGCCGTCGGCGGTCGATCGGGCGAGATGCATTTCATCGACCCCGATACCGGCGCCACACTGGCAGAGATTTCTTTGCACGTCGGACGTTTGCGAGACAGCACGCTGGTTCGCGGAGCCAACATGATCGTGTCGGTCGGCGAAGACGGCCGCTGTGCGATCGTCGATACCGTGCAAATGAAGATGCTTCGCGAGGTCACGATCCCAGGTTGCAAGTTGTTGTCGGTCGCTGCGATCGATTCGCAACATGTCGCCGTCGGCGGTTCGGACAACTTGATTCGTGTTCTGAACGTCAACAGCGGTGAAGTCACAAAGAAGCTGACCGGTCATCAAGGGACCGTCGCGGTGCTCAAAGCAAACGTCGAGCACTTGATCTCGGGCAGCTACGACACCTCGATCCGGTTCTGGCGACTGTCGCAGATCCAACAACACGAGACGGTCGCTGGGATCCCTGGCATGGAATCGACAGACACAACTTCGACATTGGCAACGGAGCGATAACGGTGTTTCAACGAGCATTTAACATATTCAAGCGACCGAAAACTCAAGCCGTTGACGCCGTCCGACGAATTCGTTCGGTCGAGCGACTCGAAGCGCGATGCGTGATGGACGCCGCGGCGCTGCCAATCCATGTCGGTCTGGTCTATATCGAAACCGATTACCTGGAAACCAGTTTCGGCGACAATCAGGTCGACGAGGGGGATGACTCGCATCCCGATCAGTTCCAACTGTCGTTTGTGGGCGGTGCCGATGGGACGTCGTTGACCAAGCTGTCGATCGATCTGGATAAAGATGGCGATGGCTTGAGCGTTGGCGACGCGATCTTCGACACCAAAGCTGGCGGCCTCGGCAAAGCCGGCTACCACGACTTCAAAGTCGTCAGCCTGTTGTCGGCCAATCCCGCCGCATCGGTGTCGGCAACCGTTTCCGATGGCGGCATGCTGTTGGAGCTGGAGTTCAACAACTTCCAAGCGGGCGACAAGCTGATCTTCAGCCTCGATGTCGATGAAATCTTGAAGGTCAGCGATGATGTCGCCATCTTCAACAGTCGCTTGGACGTGATCAAATCGGGGCAGGAGTTCCACGATACGATCCTCACCGCAAGCTTCGAAGCGCCACACTATTTCGATGTCACCACGTCGGATATCTTCGTAAACGATTACGGTGATCCTCAAGCGATTTACGGTATCGATCTGCCGCCCGATGCGGGCAACGATGTCCGCAGCCACGCCGACCGGACCGCTGCCGCTTTGGTGACGCTGCAACAAGCGCCCAAACCGATCTCGATCGGCGGTACCGTCTATCTGGACAACGATCTGAACCTCGTTCAAAGCGCGTCGGAAAAGGGGATTCCCGGCGTCGAACTGCGGCTGTACATGCTGGATGAAACGAGCGGTCAGTTCCAGTACACCGGGCATTCGACGCAGACCGATGCCAACGGCGACTACCACTTCGGCACCGATCTCGATCTGATGCCGGGTACCTACCACATCGAAGAGACGCAGCCGACGGGATTGTTCAGCGTCGGCGCGGTTCCCGGTACCGTCGACAACAGCATTAGCGGAACCGTGCTCAATGCGGATGTCTTGACCGGCATCGAGATTCCATTGGGCGATCTGCACGCGGTCGACTACGATTTCGCCGAAGCCGATCCGGCGAAGATCAGCGGTTATGTCTACCGCGACGATAGCGACGACGGCATCAAAGATCCGGGCGAAATCGGTCTGGGCGGTGTCACCGTTCGGCTGATCCCCGTCGACACGATCGCTCCCGAAGAGATCGTCGAGACGACCACCGCCGCCGACGGTTCGTACAGCTTTACCGACCTGGCCCCAGGTCGCTACCGAGTCGTCGAAACCGTGATGCCTCACGATCTGTCCGACGGTTTGGATACCGCCGGTACCGTCGACGGGATCTTGGTCGGTATCGCGGTCAATCCCGGCGATGAGATCAACGCGATCGATCTACAAGGCGGTTCGGTCGGTATCGATTACAACTTCGGCGAACTGCCGCTTGGTTCATTGGCTGGAGCCGTCTACCTGGTCGCTCCCGGCGAAGATTGCTTTGGCCCGCACGACGAAAGCGGCGACATTCCACTTGAAGATGTTCGGATCGTCTTAGAGGATTCCGCGGGCAACTTTATCGCCGAGACGCGGACCAATTCACTGGGCGAATATGAATTCGATCGCCTGGTCAAAGGCAACTACCGAATCATCGAATACACGCCCGTGGGACTGCTCGAAGGCGCCGCACATGTGGGCATGATCGGTGGTCAGATGGTCGGCAGCATCGACGGCGGCAGCCGGATCACGACGATCACCCTCAGCGCTGGCGGTGAGGGAACGCATTACGATTTCTGCGAAGCCGCCCCCGCCAAAATTTCGGGCTACGTCTATCACGATCAATCGAACGACGGAATCCGCGATTCGGGAGAAGAGGCGATCCCTGGAGCTCTTGTCGAACTGATCGATTCGACCGGCGCTGTCGTCGCCTCGCGGCAGACCGACGCCAACGGATTCTACCAATTCGATAACCTTCTGCCGGGCGAATACACCCTGCGCGAAACGACTCCCGCCGGCTACCTCGACGGTCTCGACACAGCCGGAACCGTCGCGGGGTCAACCGTCGGCCGCGCCGACAATCCTGGCGACCGGATCCTCGCAATCAACCTGCGGCAGGGACAGGTCGGTGTCGAATACAACTTCGGCGAACTGAAGCCGGGGACGATCTCGGGGCGGATCCATGTCGACACCGATGGCGACTGCGAGATCGATCCCGACGAACTGCGTCTGGAAGGCGTTGTTGTCGAACTGTACGACGATGCCGGGAATTTCCTGACGCAGACGACGACGAACAGCCAAGGCGAATACGAGTTCATCAACCTCGCGCCGGGCAATTACACCGTCGTCGAAATCCAACCCGTCGGATATTACAACGGCGACCAACACGCGGGCACCACCGGCGGCGACGATTCGGTGACCGACCGAATCTCGCAGATCCCACTCAGCTCGGGGCAGGACTCGCAGTTCAACGACTTCTGCGAACTGCCACCAGGCACGATCTCCGGTTACGTTCACGTCGATACCGACGGCGATTGCATCCGCGATCCCGACGAACTGCGTCTGTCGGGCGTCACGATCGAACTGTACGACGAATCCGGTACGCTGATCGCAACGACAACCACCGACACGTTGGGGCGTTACGAATTCATCGATCTGGCCCCCGGTGAATACACCGTCGTCGAACTGCAACCGGCGGGATATTTTGACGGCGACCAACACGCCGGTACGACTGGCGGCGACGATTCGGTAGTCAATCGAATTTCGCGGATCCCATTGGCTGCGGGACAGGACAGCGAAGCAAACGACTTCTGCGAACTGCCACCTGGATCGATCTCCGGATACGTTCACGTCGACACCGATGGCGACTGCGTCCGCGATCCCGACGAACTGCGTCTGTCGGGCGTCACGATCGAACTGTACGACAACAACGGCACGCTGATCACGACGACGACCACCGATGTCAACGGTCGCTACGAATTCACCGACTTGGCTCCCGGCGACTACACCGTCGTCGAACTGCAACCGACCGGGTATTACGACGGCGACCAACACGCGGGCACGACTGGCGGCGACGATTCGGTGATCAATCGAATCTCGCAGATTCCGTTGGCAGCTGGACAGGACAGCGAATCGAACGACTTCTGCGAACTGCCCCCCGGTACGATCTCTGGCCGCGTGCATGTCGACAGCGACGGCGATTGCGTCCTCGATCCCGAGGAAGAACTGCTTGCGAACGTCGAGATGCAGTTGTACGACGCCAATGGCACGTTGATCGCAACCACGCTGACCAACACCAACGGCTTCTACGAATTCACCGACCTCGCGCCGGGCTCCTACTCGGTGATCCAGGTTCAACCGAACGGTTACTTTGACGGCGATCAGCACGCTGGTACAACCGGCGGCGATGACTCGGGGCTGAACAGCATTGTTTCGATCGGTCTGCTGGCCAACCAAAACTCGCTGAACAACGATTTCTGCGAACTGCCACCGGCGGTGATCAGCGGTTATGTCTTCCAGGACGGCGACGTGCGATTGCTTTCGCAAGTTCCGGAACCGGAGGATTTGCGAGGGATCTCCGACGGTCTTCGGACTGGCGACGATACGCCTTTGGCCGGCGTGACGCTGGAACTTCGCAACGTCTTGGGGCAAGCGTTCCTCGGCGAGAATGCACTGCCAGGGACCTACGCCGATGGGCCGATTCGCGTCGTTACCGATGCCAACGGCTTCTACGAATTCACCGGTCTACGAGCTGGTACGTACCACATCTACCAGATTCAACCCGATGGCTACATCGACGGCTTGGACACCGCGGGCAGCTTGGGCGGTTTCGCCGTCAACGCCGCCGACGTCCCCGAGGACTCGACAACGACGTTCCAGTTGCAGACGCTGGCGTTGGACAGTGCGACGAATCCGAACAACGATGGAATCATTTTGATCGACCTGCCCGTTGGTGGAGCGTCGGTCGAGAACAACTTCAGCGAAGTCTTGATCCGCGAGCAGCCTCCGGTTCCGCCGATCGAATGGGATCCGCCACCCGTTGAATTCACTCCGCCGCCGATTGAAACGTTCGCCAACGCCCCGCTGTTGATCAATTTTGCCGACGCGGTGGAGATCAATAATCCGATCTGGGCCAACGACGATCCCGGCGTGACGTGGCACTTGAGTGTCATCGATGGTGGCTTCCCACGCGGCGAAACTGCGTTCGAAAGCTCCGGTGGCAAGGTGATCCAAAACGCGGGCATCGTGTTGGACACCGCTGCTTGGAGTACCAATCTTCGCGACAAAGGCAACTGGTTGCTGATGGACCGCGATGGGAATGTGTTGTCCGAATCGTCGGCGATCACGCTCGGCGATGCCGATGCCATCCCGTT
Above is a genomic segment from Rosistilla ulvae containing:
- a CDS encoding 2-hydroxyacid dehydrogenase encodes the protein MKVFVTRQIPAAGLDRIRNVCDCEVWPDRLPPSRDQLLEKSAGCDGVLSLLSDRIDAEFFDHVGPQLKVVSNFAVGYNNIDVAEADRRGIAVGNTPGVLTDATADIAVGLLLAAARCFREGIDNVTHEQWKTWEPMGFIGQDLVGKTIGIVGMGRIGAAVARRLHFGWGMSVLYTARSEKPEIDDQFNARRVEFSTLLAESDFVSIHTDLNPQTEKLFGDETFAQMKPTSVLVNTARGGIVDQQALHRALQAGTIFAAGLDVTEPEPLAADSPLRSMGNCVILPHIGSGTVASRDAMATIAADNLLAGLNGQPLPHRVAAN
- a CDS encoding S41 family peptidase, which gives rise to MLREHTGWRPSLAILACLLACPSIASAQSASNRTAVDPISAQYDAGIALERVGKWPEAIRHYEAAVRLYPDQQAFKDRLTISRMHFDVRRRYQDTSFLRSVDTMSSPQVLDMYDEILKNLERNYVDAPAWTEVLRHGTASLEVALIEPSFVQRHLANVPADKIEAFRQSVRFYVQDRPQGTRFDLRANASFVAGVAKQHLGLSPVATVWEYVCGAVATLDPYSRFLTGNQLDETFANIEGNFVGLGVELKAESDRLRIVSVIAGGPAEQVGLKAGDAIVAVEDNWTNKVTPDYAADLLRGSEGSYVSVVVESIGQAQRTLQIQRRRVEVPSVENVHIQDKTDGIGYLRLTSFQKTTIRDIDQALWQLHREGMQTLILDLRGNPGGLLTAGVDLADRFLSDGRIVQTRGRNSNENFDYVAHRSGTWSVPLVVLVDEDSASASEIFAAAIYDHGRGTIVGSRTYGKGTVQGIFRMKSAHAGLCLTTAKFFSPNGRPISGSGVTPHIPVEEQTIAMRPVVDQQGVAQQATKTDLVLDKAVEFVRGNARVSLRPQP
- a CDS encoding WD40 repeat domain-containing protein, which produces MLHRFALVLLSLAIACSELPYCHAIETIPNNLSIRLQPVAGRDYPPVITALAISPGGELLAAAGDDHAIRLLSGNDFSEQRIIGQHSDWVRSLDFSPDGSTLLSAGNDGRIQVWQRENHWENPRDIGGGPALACVRFNDTGKRIAAVGFDPQIFLMQAKSIPAANLTCKCRDLRTALFTEVDDILAVGGRSGEMHFIDPDTGATLAEISLHVGRLRDSTLVRGANMIVSVGEDGRCAIVDTVQMKMLREVTIPGCKLLSVAAIDSQHVAVGGSDNLIRVLNVNSGEVTKKLTGHQGTVAVLKANVEHLISGSYDTSIRFWRLSQIQQHETVAGIPGMESTDTTSTLATER
- a CDS encoding MSCRAMM family protein, whose protein sequence is MFQRAFNIFKRPKTQAVDAVRRIRSVERLEARCVMDAAALPIHVGLVYIETDYLETSFGDNQVDEGDDSHPDQFQLSFVGGADGTSLTKLSIDLDKDGDGLSVGDAIFDTKAGGLGKAGYHDFKVVSLLSANPAASVSATVSDGGMLLELEFNNFQAGDKLIFSLDVDEILKVSDDVAIFNSRLDVIKSGQEFHDTILTASFEAPHYFDVTTSDIFVNDYGDPQAIYGIDLPPDAGNDVRSHADRTAAALVTLQQAPKPISIGGTVYLDNDLNLVQSASEKGIPGVELRLYMLDETSGQFQYTGHSTQTDANGDYHFGTDLDLMPGTYHIEETQPTGLFSVGAVPGTVDNSISGTVLNADVLTGIEIPLGDLHAVDYDFAEADPAKISGYVYRDDSDDGIKDPGEIGLGGVTVRLIPVDTIAPEEIVETTTAADGSYSFTDLAPGRYRVVETVMPHDLSDGLDTAGTVDGILVGIAVNPGDEINAIDLQGGSVGIDYNFGELPLGSLAGAVYLVAPGEDCFGPHDESGDIPLEDVRIVLEDSAGNFIAETRTNSLGEYEFDRLVKGNYRIIEYTPVGLLEGAAHVGMIGGQMVGSIDGGSRITTITLSAGGEGTHYDFCEAAPAKISGYVYHDQSNDGIRDSGEEAIPGALVELIDSTGAVVASRQTDANGFYQFDNLLPGEYTLRETTPAGYLDGLDTAGTVAGSTVGRADNPGDRILAINLRQGQVGVEYNFGELKPGTISGRIHVDTDGDCEIDPDELRLEGVVVELYDDAGNFLTQTTTNSQGEYEFINLAPGNYTVVEIQPVGYYNGDQHAGTTGGDDSVTDRISQIPLSSGQDSQFNDFCELPPGTISGYVHVDTDGDCIRDPDELRLSGVTIELYDESGTLIATTTTDTLGRYEFIDLAPGEYTVVELQPAGYFDGDQHAGTTGGDDSVVNRISRIPLAAGQDSEANDFCELPPGSISGYVHVDTDGDCVRDPDELRLSGVTIELYDNNGTLITTTTTDVNGRYEFTDLAPGDYTVVELQPTGYYDGDQHAGTTGGDDSVINRISQIPLAAGQDSESNDFCELPPGTISGRVHVDSDGDCVLDPEEELLANVEMQLYDANGTLIATTLTNTNGFYEFTDLAPGSYSVIQVQPNGYFDGDQHAGTTGGDDSGLNSIVSIGLLANQNSLNNDFCELPPAVISGYVFQDGDVRLLSQVPEPEDLRGISDGLRTGDDTPLAGVTLELRNVLGQAFLGENALPGTYADGPIRVVTDANGFYEFTGLRAGTYHIYQIQPDGYIDGLDTAGSLGGFAVNAADVPEDSTTTFQLQTLALDSATNPNNDGIILIDLPVGGASVENNFSEVLIREQPPVPPIEWDPPPVEFTPPPIETFANAPLLINFADAVEINNPIWANDDPGVTWHLSVIDGGFPRGETAFESSGGKVIQNAGIVLDTAAWSTNLRDKGNWLLMDRDGNVLSESSAITLGDADAIPLAGDFNGDGRDELALFIEGNWFIDVNGNGKWDGNDLWVKLGTEMDRPVVGDWDGDGKDDIGIFGPEWDRDPEAIVRDPGLPDPDNIRRLRPKNQPPMQPEATDGIRVLQLRERGQLRSDLIDHVFRYGHNADTPLVGDWNGDGIDTIAVFRAGRWMLDSDGDGRWTTRDETVQFGEPGDLPVVGDWNGDGIDQIGVVRGDTWIIDSNSDRQMTAEDQRFDQPHSPNGQPVAGDWDGDGTSEAGTYETQTDPIAEDKAA